The Tepidibacter aestuarii genome contains a region encoding:
- the flhA gene encoding flagellar biosynthesis protein FlhA — protein sequence MIIIPVPLFMLDILLSLNISLSLLILLIAIYNKEALEFSIFPSLLLITTLFRLALNVTSTRYILGTGSAGNVIEAFGNFVMGGNALVGFIVFIIIVVIQFMVITKGAERVSEVGARFTLDAMPGKQMAIDADLNSGLIDEKEARDRRKKIQMEADFYGAMDGASKFVKGDSIAGIMIAIINILAGFVMGVVFQKLSIQEAVVRYTLLTVGDGLVSQVPALLISTATGIVVTRAASESNLGNDVINQLFREPKIMYVISGVLFSLSLTPLPFIPYFTLSIVFVVIGINLKKSNQNIEEDDIGSQKQGDEINDEIEDIRKPENVLPLLQVDSIELEFGYGIIPLADKSQGGDLFDRLVMIRRQCALEMGIIVPMIRLRDNIQLEANEYIIKIKGVEMARGEIMFDHYLAMNSGVAEGDVVGIDTIEPAFGLPAKWIDEKEREKAEIFGYTVVDPPSIISTHLTEVIKKYTYELLGRQEVKMLIDNLKETNAALVDEVIPNLFSLGEIQKVLSNLLKEGISIRNLATILETLGDYGVLTKDSDALTEYVRQSLFRSITKQFISNNQARVINLDTNLEQVIMDSIQQTETGNYLALDPHISQKLVESLSKEVEKLLSIGEQPIIVTAPIIRIYFKRFIDQISDDIIVLSYNEIDPKVKIQSVGTVSI from the coding sequence ATGATAATAATACCAGTGCCTTTGTTTATGCTTGATATACTTTTAAGTTTAAATATATCTTTATCATTATTAATACTTTTGATTGCTATATATAATAAAGAAGCTTTGGAATTTTCAATATTTCCATCCTTATTATTAATTACAACGCTGTTTAGACTGGCACTTAATGTAACTAGTACTAGATATATATTAGGTACAGGAAGTGCGGGTAATGTAATAGAAGCATTTGGTAATTTTGTAATGGGCGGAAACGCATTAGTTGGCTTTATAGTATTTATTATAATAGTTGTAATACAATTCATGGTAATAACTAAAGGAGCCGAGAGGGTATCAGAGGTAGGCGCAAGATTTACACTTGATGCTATGCCAGGAAAACAGATGGCAATAGATGCAGATTTAAATTCAGGTCTTATAGATGAAAAAGAAGCTAGAGATAGAAGAAAAAAAATACAAATGGAAGCTGATTTTTATGGAGCTATGGATGGAGCATCTAAGTTTGTAAAAGGAGATTCTATAGCAGGTATAATGATTGCTATTATTAATATACTAGCTGGCTTTGTCATGGGGGTTGTTTTTCAAAAACTTTCAATTCAGGAAGCCGTAGTTAGGTATACACTATTAACTGTCGGAGATGGACTTGTATCTCAGGTACCTGCTTTATTGATTTCAACAGCTACAGGTATAGTTGTTACTAGGGCTGCATCTGAATCCAATTTGGGAAATGATGTTATAAACCAGCTTTTTAGAGAACCTAAAATAATGTATGTAATATCAGGTGTATTATTTTCTTTGTCTTTAACACCACTACCATTTATTCCATATTTCACTCTGTCTATAGTGTTTGTGGTTATAGGTATTAATTTAAAAAAATCAAATCAGAATATAGAAGAAGATGATATAGGCTCTCAAAAACAAGGCGATGAAATTAATGATGAAATAGAGGATATAAGAAAACCTGAAAATGTATTGCCCCTTTTACAAGTTGATTCTATTGAACTTGAATTTGGTTATGGAATAATACCTCTTGCAGACAAGTCTCAAGGAGGAGATTTGTTTGATAGATTAGTTATGATTAGGAGACAATGTGCTCTTGAAATGGGAATTATTGTTCCTATGATAAGATTGAGAGATAATATACAGCTTGAGGCAAATGAATATATTATAAAAATAAAAGGAGTAGAGATGGCTAGAGGTGAGATAATGTTTGATCATTATCTTGCTATGAATTCAGGAGTTGCAGAGGGCGATGTAGTAGGTATTGATACAATAGAACCTGCGTTTGGACTTCCTGCTAAATGGATAGATGAAAAAGAAAGAGAAAAGGCAGAAATATTTGGATATACAGTTGTAGATCCTCCGTCAATAATATCTACTCACTTAACAGAGGTTATAAAGAAGTACACATACGAATTATTAGGAAGACAAGAAGTTAAAATGTTAATAGATAATCTAAAGGAAACTAATGCGGCTTTAGTTGATGAAGTTATACCAAATTTATTCTCATTAGGAGAAATCCAAAAAGTGTTATCAAACTTGTTAAAAGAAGGCATATCTATACGAAATTTAGCTACAATATTAGAGACATTGGGAGATTATGGGGTTTTAACTAAAGATTCAGATGCATTAACAGAATACGTAAGACAATCTTTATTTAGGTCTATTACAAAACAATTTATATCTAATAATCAAGCTAGAGTTATAAACTTAGATACTAATTTAGAACAAGTAATAATGGACTCTATACAACAAACAGAAACAGGAAATTATTTGGCTTTAGATCCACATATTTCTCAAAAATTAGTAGAAAGTTTAAGCAAAGAAGTGGAAAAATTATTGTCAATAGGAGAACAACCAATAATAGTAACTGCTCCTATTATAAGAATATATTTCAAGAGATTTATAGATCAAATTAGTGATGATATAATAGTTCTTTCGTACAATGAAATAGATCCTAAAGTTAAAATACAAT
- the flhB gene encoding flagellar biosynthesis protein FlhB: MTCMNINLQLFSGEKSEKATPKKKQEARKKGQVVQSKEITSALTLLFSLLSLKYLGKYIVSSFYESILFFRNNFFDIEFNNTLIGYRVLIYIFYFALKIGLIIVLINASIAFISSKAQVGNLFTTENLKFKFDKLNPIEGFKRMFSVKALFEFGKSSFKILILTVIAYNYMKKNIVYILKSINLNEFQISYNLLDLTLSLGIKLSIYLLVLSLFDYLYQLYEHNKNLKMSKQEIKEEYKQSEGDPQIKSKIKEKQRQSAMKRMMQDVPKADVIITNPTHFAVAIKYDEHKSDAPYVVAKGKNMVALKIKEKARESDVPIIENKPLARQLYSNVNIGDIIPPELYEAIAEILAYVYSLKNVTR, encoded by the coding sequence ATGACTTGCATGAATATAAATCTGCAGCTTTTTTCAGGAGAAAAATCAGAAAAGGCTACTCCTAAAAAAAAGCAAGAAGCTAGGAAAAAGGGACAAGTAGTCCAAAGTAAAGAAATAACTTCGGCACTTACATTGTTATTTTCTTTATTAAGTTTAAAGTACTTAGGTAAATATATAGTATCTAGTTTTTACGAATCAATTTTGTTTTTTAGAAACAATTTCTTCGATATTGAATTTAATAATACATTAATAGGGTATAGAGTGTTAATATATATTTTCTATTTTGCATTAAAAATAGGATTAATAATAGTACTAATAAATGCCAGCATAGCATTTATTAGTAGTAAAGCTCAAGTAGGAAACTTATTTACAACTGAAAATTTAAAATTTAAATTTGATAAATTAAACCCTATAGAAGGCTTTAAAAGAATGTTTTCTGTAAAGGCTTTATTTGAATTTGGGAAATCAAGCTTTAAAATATTGATTCTAACAGTAATAGCTTACAATTATATGAAAAAAAATATAGTATATATTTTAAAAAGCATCAATTTAAATGAATTTCAAATTTCATATAATCTTTTAGACTTAACTCTTAGTCTTGGTATAAAATTATCAATATATCTTTTAGTTTTATCTTTATTTGATTATTTATACCAATTATATGAACATAATAAAAATTTAAAAATGTCAAAACAAGAAATTAAAGAGGAATACAAACAGTCAGAAGGAGATCCACAAATAAAATCAAAAATAAAAGAAAAGCAGAGACAATCTGCTATGAAAAGAATGATGCAAGATGTTCCTAAGGCGGATGTTATAATAACGAATCCTACTCATTTTGCTGTTGCTATAAAATATGATGAACATAAAAGCGATGCACCATATGTAGTTGCAAAGGGGAAAAATATGGTCGCTTTAAAAATTAAAGAAAAAGCTAGGGAAAGTGATGTACCAATAATAGAGAATAAACCGTTAGCAAGGCAGTTGTATTCAAACGTAAATATAGGAGATATAATACCTCCAGAGCTATATGAAGCAATAGCAGAAATACTTGCTTATGTATATTCGTTAAAAAATGTGACTAGATAG
- the fliR gene encoding flagellar biosynthetic protein FliR — protein MNDVLNQILNYINVYMLILARCIGLFIASPIFGRKNLPNIFKLGFSIILAYIVLPFIDSSNLEYMPFLQILFLSIKELIVGLVIGFIAFIVFSTFFLAGSFIDRDLGFSMANVVDPQYGFQVPITGNLIYIIATLVFLTINGHHYLIKALVNSFYIIPIKSNINLDSNILKFVIDIFNYIFIMAIKISIPVTIMILSTNLILGILARTMPQMNVFVVGMPIKVMLGLLILSIVFPYYQPIMETVFKDMYKFIFNITKILRG, from the coding sequence ATGAATGATGTTTTAAATCAAATATTAAATTATATAAATGTGTACATGCTTATACTAGCAAGGTGTATAGGTTTATTTATAGCATCACCGATATTCGGAAGGAAAAACCTTCCGAATATTTTTAAATTGGGATTTTCAATAATATTAGCTTATATAGTATTACCATTTATAGATAGTTCTAATTTAGAATATATGCCATTTTTACAGATATTATTTTTATCAATAAAAGAATTGATAGTAGGCCTAGTTATAGGATTTATAGCTTTTATAGTGTTCTCTACTTTTTTCTTAGCTGGGTCTTTTATAGACAGAGATTTAGGATTTAGTATGGCAAATGTAGTGGATCCTCAATACGGATTTCAAGTACCTATTACCGGGAATTTAATTTATATAATAGCTACATTAGTATTTTTAACAATTAATGGACATCATTATTTAATAAAAGCGTTAGTTAACAGTTTTTATATAATACCTATTAAAAGCAACATTAACTTAGATTCTAATATTTTAAAGTTTGTAATAGATATATTTAATTATATATTTATTATGGCAATTAAAATATCAATACCTGTAACTATAATGATACTGTCTACAAATCTAATATTAGGTATATTAGCTAGAACTATGCCTCAAATGAATGTTTTTGTTGTTGGAATGCCCATCAAAGTAATGTTGGGATTATTAATACTGTCTATTGTATTTCCATATTATCAACCTATAATGGAAACTGTATTTAAAGACATGTATAAATTTATATTTAATATTACAAAAATACTTCGAGGATGA
- the fliQ gene encoding flagellar biosynthesis protein FliQ, whose amino-acid sequence MDVSSAVNLGQQALTMILMLASPILILSLVVGLLVSIFQATTQIQEATLSFVPKIVVTFLSLALFGHWMINTIVNFTQNLFLNFDKFMK is encoded by the coding sequence GTGGATGTAAGTTCTGCTGTTAATTTAGGGCAACAGGCTTTAACTATGATTTTAATGTTAGCATCTCCGATATTGATATTAAGTCTTGTAGTTGGTTTATTGGTAAGTATATTTCAAGCTACAACGCAAATACAGGAAGCTACATTGTCATTTGTACCTAAAATTGTAGTTACATTTTTGTCATTAGCTCTATTCGGACATTGGATGATAAATACTATTGTTAATTTTACTCAAAATTTATTTTTAAATTTTGATAAGTTTATGAAATAA
- the fliP gene encoding flagellar type III secretion system pore protein FliP (The bacterial flagellar biogenesis protein FliP forms a type III secretion system (T3SS)-type pore required for flagellar assembly.), producing the protein MKNFKRIFFVAIAFLCTTSLTWGQPEVPSISLQVNGATDPGNLSNTVEIILLFTVLSLLPTILIMMTSFTRIIIVLSFLRNALATQQNPPTQVLIGLALFLTFFIMAPVGTEIYDNALNPYFNQQISQEEAFEKGMKPVRNFMFRQTREKDILLFTEIAKIEKIDDLKLEDVPNRVLIPAFLISELKTGFQMGFVLFIPFIIVDMVVASTLMSMGMMMLPPVMISLPFKILLFILVDGWNLVVKSIVLGFK; encoded by the coding sequence GTGAAGAATTTTAAAAGAATTTTTTTTGTTGCTATAGCTTTTTTATGTACAACAAGTTTAACGTGGGGACAACCAGAAGTACCTAGTATTTCATTACAGGTAAATGGAGCGACAGATCCTGGTAATTTGAGTAATACGGTTGAGATAATATTATTATTTACAGTTCTTTCATTATTACCTACGATACTAATAATGATGACGTCGTTTACTAGAATAATAATAGTTCTATCTTTTTTGAGAAATGCGCTAGCAACTCAACAAAATCCACCTACTCAAGTTTTAATTGGGCTTGCTTTATTCTTAACGTTTTTTATAATGGCTCCTGTGGGAACTGAAATTTACGATAATGCGTTAAATCCTTATTTTAATCAACAGATAAGTCAAGAAGAAGCTTTTGAAAAAGGTATGAAACCCGTAAGGAATTTTATGTTTAGGCAAACTAGAGAAAAAGATATTCTGCTTTTTACTGAAATAGCAAAAATAGAAAAAATTGATGATTTAAAATTAGAGGATGTTCCAAACAGAGTTCTTATTCCGGCTTTTTTAATAAGTGAGCTTAAAACAGGATTTCAAATGGGATTTGTTCTGTTTATACCTTTTATAATTGTAGATATGGTTGTTGCAAGTACATTAATGTCTATGGGTATGATGATGTTACCTCCTGTAATGATATCTCTTCCATTTAAGATATTGTTGTTTATATTGGTAGATGGTTGGAATTTAGTAGTTAAATCTATTGTATTAGGTTTTAAATAA
- a CDS encoding flagellar biosynthetic protein FliO — MDIMDVINAIMKILGYICIFIIILYLAHITSKYLAKKNEFINKNRSIKIKERLLVNKDKELILITYKDREYLIGISQDKFTKIDTFENKDDISEEF, encoded by the coding sequence ATGGATATAATGGATGTAATCAACGCAATTATGAAAATACTAGGGTATATATGTATTTTTATAATAATACTTTATTTGGCTCATATTACATCTAAGTACTTAGCTAAAAAAAATGAGTTTATTAACAAAAATAGAAGTATTAAAATAAAAGAAAGACTCTTAGTAAATAAAGATAAAGAGTTGATTTTAATTACATATAAAGATAGAGAATATTTAATAGGTATTTCTCAAGATAAGTTCACTAAAATAGATACTTTTGAGAATAAGGATGATATAAGTGAAGAATTTTAA
- a CDS encoding response regulator yields MSKSILLVDDAAFMRMMIKDILVKNGYDVVGEAENGLKAVEKYKELTPSLVIMDITMPELDGIQAVKEIKKIDGSASIIMCSAMGQQGMVIEAIQSGAKDFIVKPFQADRVLEAVKKVLG; encoded by the coding sequence ATGTCAAAAAGTATATTGTTAGTAGATGATGCAGCTTTTATGAGAATGATGATTAAGGATATATTGGTTAAAAACGGTTATGATGTCGTTGGTGAAGCTGAAAATGGATTAAAGGCAGTTGAAAAGTATAAAGAGTTGACACCAAGCCTTGTAATAATGGATATTACAATGCCTGAATTAGATGGAATACAAGCTGTTAAAGAAATTAAAAAAATAGATGGATCAGCTAGTATAATAATGTGTTCTGCTATGGGACAACAAGGGATGGTAATTGAAGCTATTCAATCGGGAGCTAAAGATTTTATAGTTAAACCTTTTCAAGCTGATAGAGTACTAGAAGCAGTTAAAAAAGTTTTAGGATAA
- the fliY gene encoding flagellar motor switch phosphatase FliY, translated as MMNDMLSQEEINALLKGGLEDPSSEDTDKNKILLNDIEKDAVGEIGNISMGTSATTLFTLIGQKVNITTPTVDIVTLNEMANKYALPFVAVEVGYKEGLTGSNLLVLKEDDVKVITSLMMGGDGETNLPEELDEIHLSAISEAMNQMIGSSATALSDMISKKIDINPPKVYKVNLSNENYDFKFMKNDEQIVRISFKMTIGNLVDSNIMQLLPIDFAKSLVDNMLYGDSEDLSANKKDNNNNNESTFIDNSYVEEVSNTTQENTYVTQENTYNQKKQHIESPVNVQPVKFESFESQNINSNNMPENIDIIKDVLLNVTVELGRTKKSIDDILEFSPGKIIELDKLVGEPLDILVNSKKVAKGEVVVIDENYGIRITDIIKPEKRLRSI; from the coding sequence ATGATGAATGATATGCTGTCACAAGAGGAAATCAATGCTCTTTTAAAGGGGGGCTTAGAAGACCCTTCTTCTGAAGATACAGATAAAAATAAAATTTTATTAAATGATATAGAAAAAGATGCTGTTGGAGAGATTGGAAATATAAGTATGGGTACATCCGCTACTACCTTGTTCACTTTGATAGGACAAAAGGTAAATATAACTACTCCAACTGTAGACATTGTTACTTTAAATGAAATGGCTAATAAATATGCACTACCATTTGTTGCTGTTGAGGTAGGTTATAAAGAAGGATTAACTGGAAGTAATTTACTCGTTTTAAAAGAAGATGATGTCAAGGTTATTACTTCTCTTATGATGGGCGGAGATGGAGAAACAAATCTTCCTGAGGAATTAGATGAAATACACTTAAGTGCTATAAGTGAGGCTATGAATCAGATGATAGGTTCTTCTGCTACCGCGCTATCGGATATGATATCAAAAAAAATAGATATAAATCCTCCTAAAGTTTACAAGGTGAATTTATCTAATGAAAACTATGATTTTAAATTTATGAAAAATGATGAACAAATAGTAAGAATTTCATTTAAAATGACTATAGGTAATTTGGTTGATAGTAATATAATGCAATTGCTACCTATTGACTTTGCAAAGAGTTTGGTTGATAATATGTTATATGGGGATTCTGAAGATCTATCAGCAAATAAAAAAGACAACAATAACAATAATGAATCTACTTTTATTGACAACAGCTATGTTGAAGAAGTATCTAATACAACTCAGGAAAATACTTATGTGACTCAAGAAAATACTTATAATCAAAAAAAACAACATATTGAGTCTCCTGTAAATGTTCAACCAGTAAAATTTGAAAGCTTTGAATCTCAAAATATAAATTCAAATAATATGCCCGAAAATATAGATATAATTAAGGACGTATTATTAAATGTAACCGTAGAGTTAGGACGAACTAAAAAAAGTATAGATGATATATTAGAATTTTCTCCAGGCAAAATAATAGAACTAGATAAGTTAGTAGGAGAGCCATTAGATATATTAGTTAATTCTAAAAAAGTGGCAAAAGGAGAAGTTGTAGTTATAGATGAAAATTATGGAATAAGAATAACTGATATTATAAAACCTGAAAAAAGATTAAGATCAATATAA
- the fliM gene encoding flagellar motor switch protein FliM → MSEILSQSEIDALLDALNTGEVDVEEIQEDTKEKKIKKYDFKSPKKLAKDQLRTLHIIHDNYSRLLNTFLSGYLRSYVQIDVLSVEELSYYEFSNSISNPAMLTIVDLNPLPGQMLYEISTGLSFCIIDRILGGDGNYQGEIRSFTEIEITILNKMLRQIIKLFIEPWENVIEILPKVDKIETNSQFAQIVSPNETVALITLKAKIGEIEGLINICIPHIVLEPVLPKLSTKFWFSTASNNKKITPEEKVVLEKKIKKADLDVIAELAQTNITVEEFLNLQVGDIISLVKEVDEQLDIKISDKLKFKGSPGTKKNKYAVKIKQVIEKDDDNYDE, encoded by the coding sequence TTGTCTGAAATATTATCGCAAAGTGAAATAGATGCTTTGCTGGATGCTTTAAACACTGGAGAAGTAGATGTCGAAGAAATTCAAGAAGATACAAAAGAGAAAAAAATAAAAAAATATGATTTCAAGAGTCCCAAAAAACTAGCAAAAGATCAATTGCGTACTCTTCATATAATACATGATAACTATTCCAGGTTGTTAAATACTTTTTTATCTGGATATTTAAGAAGTTATGTTCAAATAGATGTTCTTTCTGTAGAAGAATTATCATATTATGAATTTAGCAATTCAATATCTAATCCAGCTATGTTGACCATTGTAGATTTAAATCCTCTGCCAGGGCAAATGCTGTATGAAATATCTACGGGACTTTCATTTTGCATTATAGATAGGATATTAGGAGGAGATGGAAACTATCAAGGAGAAATAAGAAGTTTTACAGAAATTGAAATAACTATACTTAATAAGATGCTTAGACAAATCATAAAACTTTTTATTGAGCCTTGGGAAAATGTAATAGAAATTCTTCCGAAAGTTGACAAAATAGAAACTAATTCACAATTTGCACAAATTGTTTCTCCTAATGAAACTGTAGCCTTGATAACTCTAAAAGCTAAAATTGGAGAAATTGAAGGTCTTATAAATATTTGTATACCACATATTGTTTTAGAACCTGTTTTGCCAAAGTTGAGTACTAAGTTTTGGTTTTCAACCGCTTCTAATAATAAAAAAATAACGCCAGAAGAAAAAGTAGTATTAGAAAAGAAAATAAAAAAAGCAGATTTAGATGTAATTGCTGAATTAGCACAAACAAATATAACAGTGGAAGAATTTTTAAACCTTCAAGTAGGTGATATTATAAGTTTAGTAAAAGAAGTTGATGAACAGTTGGATATAAAAATCTCAGACAAGCTTAAATTTAAAGGTTCTCCAGGTACTAAAAAAAATAAATATGCTGTAAAGATAAAACAAGTCATTGAAAAGGATGATGATAATTATGATGAATGA
- a CDS encoding flagellar basal body-associated FliL family protein has translation MNTKKIMIFSIIGFIISLLIFAGTLYFVYFKDSDKSQKDLKRFNYDAGQFSTNMGDSNHYFKGKIVIEVTDKEDIEIMTQKNVIIRDTILKVIISQDPEKMTSNEGLDKLERELISNLSTNLDFKSIKNVYFTDYIVQ, from the coding sequence ATGAATACAAAAAAAATAATGATATTTTCAATTATAGGATTTATAATATCTTTGTTAATATTTGCAGGTACTTTGTACTTTGTATATTTTAAAGATTCTGATAAATCCCAAAAAGATTTGAAAAGATTCAATTATGATGCAGGTCAATTTTCTACTAATATGGGAGATTCAAATCACTACTTCAAAGGCAAAATTGTAATAGAAGTTACTGATAAAGAGGATATAGAAATAATGACACAAAAAAATGTTATAATCAGGGATACTATACTAAAAGTAATAATATCTCAAGATCCTGAAAAAATGACTAGCAATGAAGGCTTAGATAAACTAGAGCGGGAATTAATATCTAATTTATCTACAAACTTAGATTTCAAATCTATAAAGAATGTATATTTTACAGATTATATAGTTCAGTAA
- a CDS encoding flagellar motor protein MotB — MARKKRQEEAKQGSPEWMSTYGDMVTLLLCFFVLLFSMSSVDAQKFQSIIQSFNGSLGFLDGGKTLSSEQYIDRGLKDDKSTNQIKEIENFNNLEKKIKKYLDENDLNKDVKVVNENSGLLLRFQDNVLFSSGRAELKPKSEVTLRYISDLLNKKEFDDKFIRIEGHTDNDPIKYSSRYPTNWELSVARASNVVRFLVEETGINPERISASGYSEYHPVVANTSDKNKAKNRRVDILILKN, encoded by the coding sequence ATGGCAAGAAAGAAAAGGCAAGAAGAAGCAAAACAGGGTTCACCTGAATGGATGTCTACTTATGGAGACATGGTAACTTTATTACTTTGTTTTTTTGTTTTGCTTTTTTCGATGTCATCAGTAGATGCTCAGAAATTTCAATCTATAATACAGTCATTCAATGGTTCTTTAGGTTTTTTAGATGGAGGAAAGACTTTGTCTAGTGAGCAGTATATAGATAGAGGCCTTAAAGATGATAAAAGCACAAATCAAATAAAAGAGATAGAAAACTTTAATAATCTAGAAAAAAAAATTAAAAAATATTTAGATGAAAACGACTTAAATAAAGATGTTAAAGTTGTCAATGAAAATTCAGGTCTGCTTTTGAGATTTCAAGATAATGTATTATTTAGTTCTGGAAGAGCAGAGTTAAAACCAAAATCAGAAGTTACTTTAAGATATATATCGGATCTTTTGAATAAAAAAGAATTTGATGATAAATTTATAAGAATAGAAGGGCATACAGATAACGATCCAATAAAATATAGTTCAAGGTATCCTACAAATTGGGAATTATCTGTAGCAAGAGCTAGTAATGTAGTTAGGTTTTTAGTTGAAGAAACGGGTATTAATCCGGAACGTATTTCAGCATCGGGTTATAGTGAATACCACCCTGTTGTAGCAAATACTTCAGATAAAAACAAAGCTAAGAATAGGAGAGTAGACATACTTATACTAAAAAATTAA
- a CDS encoding flagellar motor protein produces MDLGTLIGIVLGFALIIVSILLNGSLGAFIDIPSIMIVGGGTIAATLVAYPLPKVKEIIKLTQKVFKDRQSNPNEVIESMIELANKARKEGLLALEESSSGIDDDFIKKGVMLVVDGTDPDLVRTLLETELDFLEERHKSGQGLFETMGSLAPAFGMVGTLIGLINMLKKLDDPSAIGPAMAVALLTTFYGSFLANMIFIPIANKLKIRSREETLEREIIVEGLLSIQAGENPRIIEEKLKAFLPPSMRRQLQEGEA; encoded by the coding sequence TTGGATTTAGGGACACTCATAGGAATTGTATTAGGGTTTGCTTTGATTATAGTTAGTATTTTACTAAATGGAAGTTTAGGAGCATTTATAGATATTCCATCTATAATGATAGTTGGAGGAGGAACTATAGCAGCTACTTTAGTTGCTTATCCTCTTCCTAAGGTTAAAGAAATAATCAAGTTAACTCAAAAAGTATTTAAAGATAGACAAAGTAATCCGAATGAAGTTATAGAAAGTATGATTGAACTTGCAAATAAAGCTAGAAAAGAAGGACTACTGGCTCTTGAAGAATCATCTTCTGGAATAGATGATGATTTTATAAAAAAAGGAGTCATGTTAGTTGTAGATGGAACTGACCCTGATCTTGTGAGAACATTATTAGAAACGGAACTTGACTTTTTAGAGGAAAGACATAAATCAGGTCAGGGATTATTTGAAACTATGGGGAGTTTAGCTCCAGCATTTGGTATGGTAGGTACACTTATAGGTCTTATAAATATGCTTAAAAAATTAGATGATCCATCAGCTATTGGTCCTGCTATGGCTGTTGCACTTCTTACAACATTTTATGGTTCATTTTTGGCTAATATGATATTTATACCAATAGCTAATAAATTAAAAATTAGGAGTAGAGAGGAAACTCTTGAAAGAGAAATTATAGTGGAAGGGCTTCTATCAATACAGGCTGGGGAAAATCCAAGAATAATAGAAGAAAAATTAAAAGCATTCTTGCCTCCTTCTATGAGAAGACAGCTACAGGAAGGAGAAGCTTAA
- a CDS encoding flagellar FlbD family protein: MIKVKRLNNEEFVINCDLIETLENTPDTVITLTNGNKYIVKEDVNTIIQKVKAFKKDIIKIVDGRKGV; encoded by the coding sequence ATGATAAAAGTAAAAAGACTAAATAATGAAGAATTTGTAATAAATTGTGATTTGATAGAAACGCTAGAAAACACACCAGACACAGTAATAACTTTGACTAATGGAAATAAATACATAGTGAAAGAGGATGTAAATACTATAATTCAAAAAGTAAAAGCTTTTAAAAAAGATATTATAAAAATAGTAGATGGAAGAAAAGGGGTGTAG